One stretch of Tepidibacter hydrothermalis DNA includes these proteins:
- a CDS encoding putative bifunctional diguanylate cyclase/phosphodiesterase, with amino-acid sequence MKEKFYKNWIILPITIFFICVFILNNIPFKGNVQSSIFDFFIKTLGYILSLFCLGISVKLKTRYLSFGWIFLSIYIFGDIINIMKYNIVDTGITNIVFNSSFLLGMIFIAYGFLKAIVERENLLEEITHTAFNDSLTELPNRRDIEKNIEKALSENKKFAILFVDLDKFKLINDSLGHSHGDYILKKVARRIKENIREEDYLARSGGDEFLIILNDIENENEIAQISKKIVRRFRKPFELEDSTVHITCSIGICLYPKNGDNMETLMKNADIAMHKTKEKQGNGYQFYNDNMHSQIKNKFDIAESLIIGIQKDEFILHYQPKVDIMTNQIIGVEALVRWNHTKKGMIYPNEFIPIAEETGFIKTLDKHILKLACLQIRDWIDRGKEPINISVNVSPKLLHEESFIPHLEAVFESTKIDPKDISIEIIETAAMEDKEYVYNVLNILRSKGIKILLDDFGKGYSSLSYLKDLPIDKVKIDKVFVDEICFNNVNRTIMKAIIDMSTALNLKVLAEGVENVDQLNLLEELDCQSYQGYLYSKPVSIENLEKMIYEDEKKGAII; translated from the coding sequence ATGAAAGAAAAATTCTATAAGAATTGGATTATACTGCCGATTACTATTTTCTTTATATGTGTATTTATTTTAAATAATATACCTTTTAAAGGGAATGTACAATCTAGTATATTCGATTTTTTTATTAAAACATTAGGATATATATTATCTTTATTTTGTCTTGGGATATCGGTTAAGTTGAAGACAAGATATTTAAGTTTTGGATGGATATTTTTATCTATATATATATTTGGGGATATTATAAATATAATGAAATACAATATAGTAGATACGGGGATAACTAATATTGTATTTAATAGCTCGTTTTTATTAGGAATGATATTTATAGCTTATGGATTTTTAAAAGCTATAGTAGAAAGGGAAAATTTATTAGAAGAAATAACTCATACTGCATTTAATGATTCATTGACAGAGCTTCCAAACAGAAGGGATATTGAAAAAAATATTGAGAAAGCTTTATCAGAGAATAAAAAATTTGCTATATTATTTGTAGACTTGGATAAATTTAAATTGATAAATGATTCTCTAGGACATAGTCATGGTGATTATATATTAAAAAAAGTAGCCAGAAGAATTAAAGAAAATATTAGAGAAGAAGATTATTTAGCAAGATCTGGTGGAGATGAATTTCTTATAATACTTAATGATATTGAAAATGAAAATGAAATAGCTCAAATCTCTAAAAAAATTGTACGTAGATTTAGAAAACCATTTGAATTAGAAGATAGCACTGTACATATAACATGCAGTATAGGAATTTGCTTATATCCTAAAAATGGAGACAATATGGAAACACTTATGAAAAATGCTGATATAGCTATGCATAAAACTAAGGAAAAGCAGGGGAATGGTTATCAATTTTATAATGATAATATGCATAGTCAGATAAAAAATAAATTCGATATTGCAGAAAGTCTTATAATTGGGATACAGAAGGATGAGTTTATTCTACATTATCAGCCTAAAGTAGATATAATGACAAATCAAATAATTGGAGTTGAAGCTCTTGTAAGATGGAATCATACTAAAAAGGGTATGATATATCCTAATGAGTTTATACCAATAGCAGAAGAAACAGGGTTTATAAAAACATTGGATAAACATATATTAAAGCTTGCATGCCTTCAAATAAGAGATTGGATAGATAGAGGAAAAGAGCCTATAAACATTTCTGTAAATGTATCTCCAAAGCTATTACATGAGGAAAGTTTTATCCCGCATTTAGAAGCTGTATTTGAGTCAACAAAAATAGATCCTAAAGACATAAGTATTGAAATAATAGAAACTGCTGCCATGGAAGATAAAGAATATGTTTACAATGTTTTAAATATATTAAGAAGCAAGGGGATAAAAATACTTCTAGATGATTTTGGAAAGGGCTATTCATCGTTAAGCTATTTGAAGGATTTGCCTATAGATAAGGTTAAAATAGATAAAGTATTTGTAGATGAGATTTGTTTTAATAATGTAAATAGAACTATAATGAAGGCTATTATAGATATGTCAACGGCTTTGAATCTTAAGGTATTAGCTGAAGGAGTAGAGAATGTAGACCAATTGAACTTATTGGAAGAATTAGATTGTCAATCTTATCAGGGATATTTATACAGTAAACCTGTATCTATTGAGAATCTAGAAAAAATGATATATGAGGATGAGAAAAAAGGCGCTATTATATAA
- a CDS encoding PrsW family intramembrane metalloprotease, whose product MNMKLFITAIAPSIALLIGIYLTDRYDKEPPELLLKVFILGCLSVIPTIVVEKILDKFNVFSGIMWPFYTAFIVAGFTEEYFKRLVVLKSAFKSPHFNEKLDGIVYCTFASLGFATIENIMYVVFKFSSNPTVGIGRGLFSVPSHMLYGVTMGYYLSLAKYCVMEEGVCKKYLRKSLTMPIILHGIFDFILMSNMPILMGLFLPYVIYLWKINLSKLNKYTQDSKDRFGFINKIQKE is encoded by the coding sequence ATGAATATGAAACTTTTTATTACAGCAATAGCACCGTCAATTGCACTTTTGATTGGGATATATCTTACTGATAGATATGACAAAGAACCACCAGAACTTTTATTAAAAGTATTTATATTGGGATGTTTATCTGTTATTCCAACTATTGTAGTTGAAAAAATATTAGATAAATTTAATGTTTTTTCTGGTATAATGTGGCCTTTTTATACAGCTTTTATAGTTGCTGGATTTACAGAGGAGTATTTTAAGAGGTTGGTAGTTTTAAAGAGTGCGTTTAAGAGTCCTCATTTCAATGAAAAGCTTGATGGAATAGTTTATTGTACGTTTGCATCACTGGGATTTGCAACTATAGAGAATATAATGTATGTTGTATTTAAATTCAGCTCAAATCCTACTGTAGGAATAGGAAGGGGATTATTTTCTGTTCCGTCTCATATGCTATATGGAGTAACTATGGGGTATTACTTGTCTCTTGCAAAATATTGTGTTATGGAGGAAGGTGTTTGTAAGAAATATCTTAGAAAATCTTTGACTATGCCTATAATACTTCATGGTATATTTGATTTTATACTGATGTCTAATATGCCTATATTGATGGGGTTATTTTTACCTTATGTAATTTATTTGTGGAAGATAAATCTTAGTAAATTAAATAAGTATACACAAGATTCAAAAGATAGATTTGGATTTATAAATAAAATACAGAAAGAATAA